A region from the Triticum urartu cultivar G1812 chromosome 1, Tu2.1, whole genome shotgun sequence genome encodes:
- the LOC125511916 gene encoding choline-phosphate cytidylyltransferase 2-like, with product MARVSNSKKRMLHTNSSSGNKKEEATTASANASAAGSDDGRPVRVYADGIFDLFHFGHARALEQAKLLFPNTYLLVGCCNDDLTRRYKGKTVMNQEERYESLRHCKWVDEVIPDAPWVLTPEFIEKHQIDYVAHDALPYADTSGAANDVYEFVKKIGKFKETKRTDGVSTSDLIMRIVKDYNQYVMRNLARGYSRKDMGVSYVKEKQLQVNMKINKLRETVKAQQEKLQTVAKTAGINHEEWLANADRWVAGFLEKFEEHCHVMETAIKDRIQERLGRQAGKGIAGGLMRQPVAAA from the exons ATGGCGCGCGTCTCCAATTCCAAGAAGCGCATGCTCCACACCAAcagcagcagcggcaacaagaagGAGGAGGCGACCACCGCCAGCGCCAACGCCAGCGCCGCGGGGAGCGACGACGGCCGCCCCGTCCGCGTCTACGCCGACGGCATCTTCGACCTCTTCCACTTCGGCCACGCCCGCGCCCTCGAGCAGGCCAAGCTGCT GTTCCCCAACACGTACCTGCTGGTGGGATGCTGCAACGACGACCTCACGCGGCGCTACAAGGGCAAGACCGTCATGAACCAGGAGGAGCGATACGAGTCCCTGCGCCACTGCAA GTGGGTTGATGAGGTCATTCCCGATGCTCCCTGGGTTCTCACGCCAGAATTCATTGAGAAGCATCAGATTGACTATGTCGCACATGATGCTTTGCC TTATGCCGATACAAGCGGTGCTGCAAATGACGTCTATGAGTTT GTCAAGAAGATTGGAAAATTCAAGGAAACAAAACGGACTGATGGAGTATCGACATCGGACCTTATAATGAGGATAGTGAAGGACTACAACCAGTATGTCATGAGGAATTTAGCACGAGGTTACTCAAGGAAAGATATGGGCGTGAGCTATGTTAAG GAGAAACAACTGCAAGTGAATATGAAGATAAATAAACTGCGGGAGACTGTGAAGGCACAACAAGAAAAG TTGCAAACGGTGGCGAAGACGGCTGGGATAAACCACGAAGAGTGGCTGGCGAACGCGGATCGCTGGGTGGCTGGCTTCCTGGAGAAGTTCGAGGAGCACTGCCACGTCATG GAGACTGCCATCAAGGACCGGATACAGGAGAGGTTGGGGAGGCAGGCCGGCAAAGGCATAGCCGGCGGTCTTATGCGGCAGCCGGTGGCGGCGGCCTGA